From a single Fusarium fujikuroi IMI 58289 draft genome, chromosome FFUJ_chr03 genomic region:
- a CDS encoding related to CRH1-family of putative glycosidases might exert a common role in cell wall organization gives MRWISGVSTAATVLLATTVSAQTWSKCNPLQNSNCPSDDALGMSIDIDFSKGEVNSFAASGSPKYDSEGVSFTVARANDAPQLASLFYIMFGRVEITMKAAPGAGIVSSLVLQSDVLDEIDIEWLGSDNDEIQSNYFGKGQTTSYNRGEFHDVTNTQGEWITYTIDWTKDRIVWMAGGTVVRTLNAGDAEDNQYPQTPMQVKFGAWAGGDPNTNSAGTVKWARGPTDYSKGPFTMKVKSVVVTDYSTGDEYKYKDTSGSWESIESVGGEINGNENGDAMTVTATAQGTVATADGNVPVGGIAEDGSPATATQTGWPWTGSRPSGGAIPEGWRLNAKGKIIPAENSAFVLQPLHSVIAVIPFLAGIMTLAGRFF, from the exons ATGAGATGGATATCCGGAGTCTCGACCGCAGCCACAGTGCTGCTTGCCACCACAGTCTCAGCCCAGACATGGAGCAAATGTAATCCTCTCCAGAACA GCAACTGTCCCAGCGACGATGCCCTCGGCATGAGCATCGACATCGACTTCTCCAAAGGCGAGGTGAACTCCTTCGCAGCCTCCGGATCGCCCAAATACGACAGCGAGGGCGTCTCTTTCACCGTCGCCCGCGCCAATGACGCGCCGCAGCTGGCATCCCTCTTCTACATCATGTTCGGCCGCGTCGAGATCACGATGAAGGCTGCTCCCGGAGCCGGTATCGTATCGTCGCTCGTTCTCCAGTCCGACGTGCTCGACGAGATCGACATTGAATGGCTCGGCTCCGATAATGACGAGATCCAGTCAAACTACTTTGGAAAGGGCCAGACGACCTCTTACAACCGCGGCGAGTTTCACGACGTGACAAACACGCAGGGCGAGTGGATTACATACACCATCGACTGGACCAAGGATCGCATCGTCTGGATGGCTGGCGGCACTGTCGTCCGAACCCTCAACGCTGGCGACGCCGAGGATAATCAATACCCTCAAACTCCGATGCAAGTCAAGTTTGGCGCCTGGGCTGGTGGTGACCCCAATACAAACTCCGCAGGCACCGTCAAATGGGCCCGTGGACCGACAGACTACTCCAAAGGTCCCTTCACCATGAAGGTCAAGAGTGTCGTTGTCACGGACTACTCAACTGGTGACGAGTACAAATACAAGGACACATCTGGCTCCTGGGAGTCAATCGAATCTGTCGGCGGTGAGATCAACGGCAACGAAAACGGCGATGCAATGACCGTCACTGCTACCGCCCAAGGAACTGTCGCTACAGCAGATGGAAACGTTCCTGTTGGAGGTATCGCCGAGGACGGAAGTCCCGCTACAGCTACACAGACGGGATGGCCCTGGACCGGCTCCCGACCCTCTGGCGGAGCTATCCCCGAAGGCTGGAGGCTCAACGCCAAGGGGAAAATCATCCCCGCCGAGAACAGCGCCTTCGTTCTTCAGCCTTTACACAGCGTTATTGCTGTTATACCCTTCTTGGCCGGCATCATGACATTAGCTGGTCGTTTCTTCTAG